One part of the Arabidopsis thaliana chromosome 1 sequence genome encodes these proteins:
- the THH1 gene encoding tobamovirus multiplication-like protein (DUF1084) (TOM THREE HOMOLOG 1 (THH1); CONTAINS InterPro DOMAIN/s: Protein of unknown function DUF1084 (InterPro:IPR009457); BEST Arabidopsis thaliana protein match is: tobamovirus multiplication protein 3 (TAIR:AT2G02180.1); Has 257 Blast hits to 256 proteins in 45 species: Archae - 0; Bacteria - 0; Metazoa - 0; Fungi - 0; Plants - 202; Viruses - 0; Other Eukaryotes - 55 (source: NCBI BLink).) yields the protein MRSGGLEMMSSSAIVAFNLKEGKNWWWDVNESPVWQDRIFHVLAVLYGIVSVIAVIQLVRIQLRVPEYGWTTQKVFHFLNFMVNGVRALVFLFRRDAQNMQPEILQHILLDIPSLAFFTTYALLVLFWAEIYYQARAVSTDGLRPSFFTINAVVYVIQIALWLVLWWKPVHLMVIISKMFFAGVSLFAALGFLLYGGRLFLMLQRFPVESKGRRKKLQEVGYVTTICFTCFLIRCIMMCFDAFDDAADLDVLDHPILNFIYYLLVEILPSSLVLFILRKLPPKRGITQYHQIQ from the exons ATGAGAAGCGGCGGCTTGGAAATGATGTCATCTTCAGCAATCGTAGCGTTTAATTTGAAGGAGGGTAAGAATTGGTGGTGGGATGTGAATGAATCTCCGGTGTGGCAGGATCGTATCTTCCATGTTCTTGCTGTTCTATATGGAATCGTTTCCGTCATTGCTGTG attCAATTGGTAAGAATACAATTGAGAGTTCCAGAATATGGCTGGACGACGCAGAAGgtctttcattttctcaatttcatgGTTAACGGAG tTCGAGCTCTGGTTTTTCTCTTCCGGCGAGATGCACAGAACATGCAGCCAGAG ATTCTGCAACATATCTTACTTGATATTCCAAGTCTTGCTTTCTTCACTACATATGCGCTTCTGGTTCTCTTTTGGGCAGAGATTTACTACCAG GCACGTGCTGTATCGACTGATGGACTGAGGCCAAGTTTCTTCACAATTAATGCAGTTGTATACGTAATTCAG ATTGCTCTTTGGTTGGTTTTGTGGTGGAAGCCTGTTCACCTTATGGTAATCATTTCTAAGATGTTCTTTGCAG GTGTCTCATTGTTTGCGGCCCTTGGCTTTTTATTATATGGAGGAAG GCTTTTCCTGATGCTGCAACGATTTCCAGTAGAGTCTAAAGGGCGGCGCAAGAAGCTACAAGAG GTTGGCTACGTGACAACCATATGCTTTACATGTTTCCTCATCAGATGTATCATG ATGTGCTTTGATGCGTTTGACGATGCAGCAGATCTTGATGTCTTAGATCATCCAATCCTAAACTTCATATATTACTTG TTGGTGGAGATATTGCCATCGTCTCTGGTCCTCTTTATCCTAAGAAAGCTTCCGCCAAAACGCGGTATCACACAGTACCATCAAATCCAATGA
- the THH1 gene encoding tobamovirus multiplication-like protein (DUF1084) (TOM THREE HOMOLOG 1 (THH1); CONTAINS InterPro DOMAIN/s: Protein of unknown function DUF1084 (InterPro:IPR009457); BEST Arabidopsis thaliana protein match is: tobamovirus multiplication protein 3 (TAIR:AT2G02180.1); Has 257 Blast hits to 256 proteins in 45 species: Archae - 0; Bacteria - 0; Metazoa - 0; Fungi - 0; Plants - 202; Viruses - 0; Other Eukaryotes - 55 (source: NCBI BLink).), with the protein MRSGGLEMMSSSAIVAFNLKEGKNWWWDVNESPVWQDRIFHVLAVLYGIVSVIAVIQLVRIQLRVPEYGWTTQKVFHFLNFMVNGVRALVFLFRRDAQNMQPEILQHILLDIPSLAFFTTYALLVLFWAEIYYQARAVSTDGLRPSFFTINAVVYVIQIALWLVLWWKPVHLMVIISKMFFAGVSLFAALGFLLYGGRLFLMLQRFPVESKGRRKKLQEVGYVTTICFTCFLIRCIMVKIYTSYY; encoded by the exons ATGAGAAGCGGCGGCTTGGAAATGATGTCATCTTCAGCAATCGTAGCGTTTAATTTGAAGGAGGGTAAGAATTGGTGGTGGGATGTGAATGAATCTCCGGTGTGGCAGGATCGTATCTTCCATGTTCTTGCTGTTCTATATGGAATCGTTTCCGTCATTGCTGTG attCAATTGGTAAGAATACAATTGAGAGTTCCAGAATATGGCTGGACGACGCAGAAGgtctttcattttctcaatttcatgGTTAACGGAG tTCGAGCTCTGGTTTTTCTCTTCCGGCGAGATGCACAGAACATGCAGCCAGAG ATTCTGCAACATATCTTACTTGATATTCCAAGTCTTGCTTTCTTCACTACATATGCGCTTCTGGTTCTCTTTTGGGCAGAGATTTACTACCAG GCACGTGCTGTATCGACTGATGGACTGAGGCCAAGTTTCTTCACAATTAATGCAGTTGTATACGTAATTCAG ATTGCTCTTTGGTTGGTTTTGTGGTGGAAGCCTGTTCACCTTATGGTAATCATTTCTAAGATGTTCTTTGCAG GTGTCTCATTGTTTGCGGCCCTTGGCTTTTTATTATATGGAGGAAG GCTTTTCCTGATGCTGCAACGATTTCCAGTAGAGTCTAAAGGGCGGCGCAAGAAGCTACAAGAG GTTGGCTACGTGACAACCATATGCTTTACATGTTTCCTCATCAGATGTATCATGGTAAAGATATACACATCATACTATTGA